CACGCATACTCCCTCGCCTTTGCACACCCTGATTCCGGTGAAGAAATGAGCTTCACCCAGACACCGCCGAAAGATTTCATCACCATGCTCAAGGAGCTGAACAAATCAGTACAGCGGGTCGGACTCATCGGCATGCCCTGCTCCGGCAAATCCGCAGTGCTTAAAATTTTTGAGGACAATAAAGTACCCACCTTCAGCGCGGATGAGTCCGTGGCCCGCTCATACGAAAAAGACGGAGCCGGATGGGAACTGCTGCGCCAGAGATTCGGCAACCGTTTTATCGACAATGAAACCGGAGCCGTAGACAAAGCGGAGCTCTTCACCGCCATGCGCGAAAACGATGACCTGCGCCGGGAAGTCATGAACATCATCCACCCCATCGTACAGCATGACGTGCAGGAATTCTTCAAAACCCACGAAAACGAACCGCTGGCCGTAGCTGAAATCCCCCTGCTGCTGGAAGGCGGCTGGCACACCAAGAAGCTGGTTGATGCTGTAATCGGAGTGCGCTGCCCTGCTGAAAAACGAACCGGGGAACTGCGCGAAAAGCGGGGCCTTGATCCCGAAATTCTTGCGGTATTCGATTCATGGCAATGGGATGAAAAAGCCAAGATGGATTGCTGCACCGCCATCATTGAAAACGATGCTGATCTGGCTAAACTTGCTTCGGAAACAGGACGAATTCTCGAAGTTCTGGCAGCCATGCGCAAGGACAAAGAAACATCATTCGAGAACTACCTTGAAAAACTGTTCAGCCCTGATGAAAGCTAGGTTTTCACACCTGTGAGTATTGACTTACCCGGTCCGTGTGTTACTTTATAAGTGAGACCTGAGGCGAGTGGTCAGGACTGTAGTCGGAAGAATGAACACTAATTAATTGTTAGGATGCAAGTCCATTATACAAAAGAGAATTCTACGCAAAGTCCAACCCCGCTTTCGGCATCAGGTTCGGTTAGGGAGTGAGTACCCCTAGTTTACCTACCAACTCAATCTCGTCACGCCCCCGCTGCATTTATGTAGCGGGGGTCGTTTTTTGATGGGGCTTGAGCAATGGAGATCATGATTATTTTCTGCTAGGCTTGATTTTAAATTCATCAATCTCAAGCTGAAACAGAGGCAAATCCCCCATGATCCCTATCCGCGACAACGTCCCCTGCCTAAACACCCCGTACGTGTTGCGGATAATCATGTTCCTCAACATCGCGGTCTTTACCTTCGAACAAATGCTGACCCCGCAGGGACGGCTGACTCTTTTCCACCTGCTGGGCGTTGTCCCGGCAAGATTTTTCCATCCCGAATGGGCGGTGGCCGCAGGTTACCCCGATGCCGGGGTGCTGCCTCTTTTTACCTACATGTTTCTGCACAGCGGCTGGATTCACATCATTATAAATATGTGGATGCTCTGGATTTTCGCCGACAACATAGAAGACGCCATGGGTCATGGGCGGTTCATCATTTTTTACATAGTCTGCGGACTCATTGCCATCGGCATACAGATGGCAATCAACCCATCAGCCAGTGCCCCGGTAATCGGCGCATCCGGCGCAGTTGCCGGAATCATGGGCGCATACATGCTTTTGTACCCGCACGGGCAGGTTTTGACTCTATTTCCTGTAATCATCATCCCGTTTTTCTTTAAAATTCCGGCATCCCTATTCCTCGGACTCTGGTTCCTGATCCAAGTTTTTTCCGGGGTATCCAGCCACTTTGCAGAAGGAACAGCAAAAGTCGCATGGGCCGCCCACGTAGGCGGATTCATAGCCGGGCTGATATTGATCCGTTTTTTCGTGAAGAAGGATCGCTGTGTTTATTGTTATGTTGCTGAGAAGAAGGATTATGAGTTGCCGGAGGATTTTTAAATTTCAATCATTACGCTTGACTTGCGCAAACTTCGAATTACTTTGATAGGGTGACGATGAAAATATTGATCGTCCAATCACTCAAGGAGTAATTACAAGATGAGCGTGAAATATAAGGACTACTACAAACTTCTGGGAGTTTCCCGGTCCGCAAGCAAGGAAGAGATTGCCAAGGGCTTTAAAAAGCTGGCAAGGCAGTATCATCCGGACTTAAACCCGGATAACGCGGAAGCCGAGAAGAAGTTTAAGGAAATCAACGAAGCTTACGAAGTCCTCAAGGACCCGGAAAAGCGTAAAATGTACGACCAGTTCGGCGCGGACTGGGAGCACGGGCAGAATTTCCGTCCGCCTCCGGGCTACGAGAACATGAACTTCGGCGGCGGTGGCGGATTCGGAGGATTCGGCGGTGCTGGCGGCGGTGATTTCAGCGACTTTTTTGAAACCATTTTCGGTGGTGGCGGAGCGCAATTCGGCGGCGGTGGCGGATTCGGCGGTGCGCAGGGCTTTGGCGGTGGAGGATTCCACCAGCAGCGTCCGCGCAAGGGTGAGAATTCCGAAACCACCCTGCTGCTGACCCTTGAAGAAGCCTACGCAGGCGGTCCTAAATCCGTAACCGTGCAGGAAAAAGCAACCGGTCCCGGCGGGCATCCCATGGTCCAATCAAAAACTCTGGATGTTAAAATTCCCGCAGGTATCAAGGACGGCCAGAAAATCCGCCTTTCCGGTCAGGGATCACCCGGACCGCATGACGGACCGCGCGGCGACCTGTACCTGAAGATCAAGCTTGCGGCGCACAAGGATTTCAAGGTCGAAGAGAACAACGTCATCCTCGATCTGCACCTTGCACCGTGGGAAGCGGCACTTGGCGGAAAATTCAAGCTGCCCACCCTTGACGGCATGGTTGAAATGAACATTCCCGCAGGCCTCGGCAGCGGCAAGAAGCTGCGCATCAAGGGCCGCGGACTCGGTACCGGAGCCAAAAAAGGCGACCAGTTTGTGCGCATCATGATTCAGGTTCCCAAGGCCGAGACTGACGAAATGAAAAAACTCTGGGAAGAACTGGCTGAAAAGTCCGACTTCTCACCCCGCTCATTCTAAAGGAGGTTCGCCATGGACATTAAAGAAAGAACCGAAGCGCAGCCTCCTTCCAGTTCCAAGCGACTGGTCATCACTCAGGTCATGGAGATGACCGGGCTTGAAGAGACCGTGGTCATGGAACTGATCAGCATGGAATGGGTGCACCCCGGAACCACCGGGGACGGACATTATCTCTTTGAAACACGCGATCTCTATCGCATGACCAAGCTATCAAGGCTCTGCAAGGACCTTGATGTCACCCCCACAGGCGGATCGATTATCGTCGATCTGCTGGATCGGGTCGAGAAGCTTGAGTCGCAACTTGAAGAGATGAAAAAATTGATTTGATGCGCTAACGCGCTTGTTGATAAAAAGATTACGCCTCCGGCGGCTAAAACCCTTTTGCAAAAGGGTTTTAGAATCCCAAAACCTTTTAGTAAGCTTCGCTACTGTAATATGCCAAACTGTGTTTTTATTTTAAGCTGACTCCACCCCAACCAACGCGTTTTGGGAAAGGGGTGAGGAGTCCAGAGGAGAGGGGAAAACACTTTTTGGCGGTAGCAAAAGGGTTTTCCCCTTTCCTTTGGCCGTCGGAGACAAATAAAAGGAGACTCTATATGGATCCGAATAAATTTACACAGAAAACCAACGACGCAATTGCTGCGGCACAATCTCTGGCTGTTAAAAACGGCCAGCAGCAGATAGAAGTGGAACACCTGCTCCTCGCTCTAATTGATCAGGAGAAAGGAATTGTTTCCAAAATTCTCGAAAAATCATCTATTAAGCCCGCAGATTATAAAAAGGCTGTCGAGGCTGAAATCAATAAACTGCCCAAAGTCAGCGGTCCCGGCGCACAGCCCGGTCAGGTCTTTGTCACCCAGCGGCTGAACAGGATTATTGTGGCCTCTGAAGAAATCGCCCAGCGCATGCAGGACGAATTCATCAGCGTGGAGCACCTTTTCCTGGCCATCATGGAAGAGCACGGCTCCACCGGAGCGGGCAGGGTCAACAAAACCTTCGGCCTGACCAAGGACAAGGTTCTGGAAGCCATGACCACCATTCGCGGCAACCAGCGCGTGACCACTGACAACCCGGAAGCCACCTACGATGCGCTCAAGAAATACGGACGCGATCTGGTGGAAGAAGCCCGCAAAGGCAAGCTTGATCCGGTCATCGGCCGTGATTCCGAAATCCGGCGCGTGATCCGCATCCTTTCCCGGCGCACCAAAAACAACCCCATCCTCATCGGTGAGGCCGGGGTCGGTAAAACCGCAATCATCGAAGGGCTGGCTCAGCGCATCGTCAAGCAGGATGTGCCTGAAGGCCTCAAAGAC
This genomic window from Desulfovibrio sp. JC010 contains:
- a CDS encoding chaperone modulator CbpM, with amino-acid sequence MDIKERTEAQPPSSSKRLVITQVMEMTGLEETVVMELISMEWVHPGTTGDGHYLFETRDLYRMTKLSRLCKDLDVTPTGGSIIVDLLDRVEKLESQLEEMKKLI
- a CDS encoding DnaJ C-terminal domain-containing protein, with translation MSVKYKDYYKLLGVSRSASKEEIAKGFKKLARQYHPDLNPDNAEAEKKFKEINEAYEVLKDPEKRKMYDQFGADWEHGQNFRPPPGYENMNFGGGGGFGGFGGAGGGDFSDFFETIFGGGGAQFGGGGGFGGAQGFGGGGFHQQRPRKGENSETTLLLTLEEAYAGGPKSVTVQEKATGPGGHPMVQSKTLDVKIPAGIKDGQKIRLSGQGSPGPHDGPRGDLYLKIKLAAHKDFKVEENNVILDLHLAPWEAALGGKFKLPTLDGMVEMNIPAGLGSGKKLRIKGRGLGTGAKKGDQFVRIMIQVPKAETDEMKKLWEELAEKSDFSPRSF
- a CDS encoding rhomboid family intramembrane serine protease; its protein translation is MIPIRDNVPCLNTPYVLRIIMFLNIAVFTFEQMLTPQGRLTLFHLLGVVPARFFHPEWAVAAGYPDAGVLPLFTYMFLHSGWIHIIINMWMLWIFADNIEDAMGHGRFIIFYIVCGLIAIGIQMAINPSASAPVIGASGAVAGIMGAYMLLYPHGQVLTLFPVIIIPFFFKIPASLFLGLWFLIQVFSGVSSHFAEGTAKVAWAAHVGGFIAGLILIRFFVKKDRCVYCYVAEKKDYELPEDF